A region from the Desulfuromonadaceae bacterium genome encodes:
- the casB gene encoding type I-E CRISPR-associated protein Cse2/CasB produces MSTKYLNFEKNSPEMQALAAWWQALNDNRGDRAELRRCATLAEVAFTPAYHRLRLAVGRFGAPHDDGLALVAGLAARVKNDIANSPFAEQMATGKADGSARVSGLRFRRLLKVKEPDELFTAMGRVVALLGNAVNLQNLAKSVYFWNDRTRKQWAFEYYSKSPSEQ; encoded by the coding sequence ATGAGTACGAAGTATTTAAATTTCGAAAAAAATTCACCTGAGATGCAGGCGCTTGCTGCTTGGTGGCAGGCGTTGAACGACAACAGAGGAGATCGGGCCGAACTGCGACGATGCGCAACCTTGGCCGAGGTGGCATTTACTCCGGCCTATCACCGATTGCGTCTGGCTGTTGGCCGATTTGGTGCGCCACATGATGATGGTCTGGCCCTTGTCGCAGGCCTGGCAGCTCGTGTGAAAAATGATATTGCCAATAGTCCGTTTGCAGAGCAGATGGCAACCGGCAAGGCAGACGGCTCTGCCAGGGTAAGCGGCCTGCGCTTCCGGAGACTGCTCAAGGTAAAGGAGCCTGATGAGCTGTTTACTGCCATGGGGCGCGTGGTGGCCCTTTTGGGAAACGCAGTCAATCTGCAAAACCTTGCCAAAAGTGTTTATTTCTGGAACGACAGAACCCGCAAACAGTGGGCTTTTGAATACTATTCGAAATCACCGTCAGAACAATAA